From Nocardioides sp. HDW12B, the proteins below share one genomic window:
- a CDS encoding zinc-dependent alcohol dehydrogenase family protein, producing the protein MRVATLHAPRDIRLEDRPAPTIQEPTDAIVRVTAACICGSDLWPYRGENDLPDEPQPIGHEAVGIIEELGSEVTGFTVGDFVVIPFCHSDNTCAVCRKGMQAGCLNGGMTTGGQAEHVRVTQAAGSMVRTPEVPDDALLPALLTLSDVMATGWHAAVSAGVTAGSSVVVVGDGAVGLCGVLAAREMGAETIIAMSRHESRQAVARTFGATHVVAERGKEGSAAVRELTDGIGADAVLECVGTDGSMKDAFGAARPGAGVGFVGVPHGVTLPVRTMFGKNIGLAGGMAPVRKYLPDLLERTLAGRLDPSPVFDLTLPLDEVAEGYRAMDERRAIKVLLQP; encoded by the coding sequence ATGCGCGTCGCCACCCTCCACGCCCCCCGCGACATCCGCCTCGAGGACCGTCCCGCGCCCACGATCCAGGAGCCGACCGACGCCATCGTGCGCGTCACGGCCGCCTGCATCTGCGGCTCGGACCTCTGGCCCTACCGCGGCGAGAACGACCTCCCGGACGAGCCCCAGCCCATCGGCCACGAGGCGGTCGGGATCATCGAGGAGCTCGGCTCCGAGGTGACCGGGTTCACGGTCGGCGACTTCGTGGTGATCCCTTTTTGTCACAGCGACAACACGTGTGCCGTGTGTCGCAAGGGCATGCAGGCCGGGTGCCTCAACGGCGGCATGACCACCGGGGGGCAGGCCGAGCACGTCCGCGTGACCCAGGCCGCCGGCAGCATGGTGCGCACCCCCGAGGTCCCCGACGACGCGCTGCTGCCCGCGCTGCTGACGCTCTCCGACGTGATGGCGACCGGCTGGCACGCCGCCGTGTCGGCCGGCGTGACCGCCGGGTCCTCCGTCGTGGTGGTCGGGGACGGCGCGGTCGGCCTGTGCGGCGTCCTCGCCGCCCGCGAGATGGGCGCCGAGACGATCATCGCCATGTCCCGCCACGAGTCGCGCCAGGCCGTGGCGCGGACGTTCGGCGCCACCCACGTCGTCGCCGAGCGGGGCAAGGAGGGCAGCGCGGCCGTCCGTGAGCTCACCGACGGCATCGGGGCCGACGCCGTGCTCGAGTGCGTCGGGACCGACGGGTCCATGAAGGACGCCTTCGGTGCGGCCCGCCCCGGTGCGGGCGTCGGCTTCGTCGGCGTGCCCCACGGCGTGACGCTGCCGGTGCGCACGATGTTCGGCAAGAACATCGGGCTGGCCGGAGGCATGGCGCCGGTGCGCAAGTACCTCCCCGACCTGCTCGAGCGCACGCTGGCGGGGCGGCTGGACCCCAGCCCGGTCTTCGACCTCACCCTGCCGCTGGACGAGGTGGCCGAGGGCTACCGCGCCATGGACGAGCGGAGGGCCATCAAGGTCCTCCTCCAGCCGTGA
- a CDS encoding alkaline phosphatase D family protein — MTAEQGSPTLVLGPLLRHVDTTAASVWVETSAGCEVTVTAGERSWTGRTFAVHDHHYALVECEGLEPGTITPYTVTIGGRQVWPEDPDGLGLPPSVIPTLKPGKPLRLAFGSCRTSVEHDEEGNKTHGVDALRAYALAMARVTVPDGDLPAELPWPDMVLFLGDQVYADETTQAMRDFIESRRDIEQAPWAELKDWQEYAELYRLAWCDPVTRWLLSTLPSAMIFDDHDIRDDWNTSAQWRREMEQTDWWHERIVAGLGSYWVYQHLGNLTSQERAEDPVWQRIVQHEGDDELDLTEELDRFADRADQEPTSYRWSYARDVADTRLVVVDSRAARVLEDDQRSILDEAEMSWLDEQLRGDVDHLLIGTSLPFLLPEGLQNLEAFSEALAGGAWGRRGAKAGEFFRQGVDLEHWGAFQEGFRQVAGMVKEVAVGARGAAPRTVTFLSGDVHHSYVSQVVGPRDASKVVQAVCSPIRNPLKRRWRFATAALSYGVAGPLGLLAARSAKVPDPPFRWNRLRGPWFDNNLATLEVTDAGLDMWWATGNVHDGRHDRPVLTCVETVEIEAPRQA, encoded by the coding sequence GTGACGGCCGAGCAGGGGTCGCCCACCCTGGTCCTGGGCCCGCTGCTGCGCCACGTCGACACCACCGCCGCGTCGGTGTGGGTGGAGACGTCCGCCGGCTGCGAGGTCACGGTCACCGCGGGGGAGCGCTCCTGGACGGGTCGCACCTTCGCCGTGCACGACCACCACTACGCCCTGGTCGAGTGCGAGGGGCTGGAGCCGGGGACGATCACGCCGTACACCGTCACGATCGGGGGTCGGCAGGTCTGGCCCGAGGACCCCGACGGCCTGGGGCTGCCGCCCTCGGTGATCCCGACGCTCAAGCCCGGCAAGCCGCTGCGGCTCGCCTTCGGCTCCTGCCGCACCAGCGTCGAGCACGACGAGGAGGGCAACAAGACCCACGGGGTCGACGCGCTGCGCGCCTACGCCCTCGCCATGGCCCGGGTCACGGTCCCCGACGGCGACCTCCCCGCCGAGCTGCCCTGGCCCGACATGGTGCTGTTCCTCGGCGACCAGGTCTACGCCGACGAGACCACCCAGGCGATGCGTGACTTCATCGAGTCCCGCCGCGACATCGAGCAGGCACCGTGGGCGGAGCTCAAGGACTGGCAGGAGTACGCCGAGCTCTACCGGCTCGCCTGGTGCGACCCCGTCACCCGGTGGCTGCTGTCGACGCTGCCCAGCGCCATGATCTTCGACGACCACGACATCCGCGACGACTGGAACACCTCCGCGCAGTGGCGGCGCGAGATGGAGCAGACCGACTGGTGGCACGAGCGCATCGTGGCCGGGCTGGGGTCCTACTGGGTCTACCAGCACCTGGGGAACCTGACGTCGCAGGAGCGCGCCGAGGACCCGGTCTGGCAGCGCATCGTGCAGCACGAGGGCGACGACGAGCTCGACCTGACCGAGGAGCTGGACCGCTTCGCCGACCGGGCCGACCAGGAGCCGACGTCGTACCGCTGGAGCTATGCCCGCGACGTCGCCGACACCCGGCTCGTGGTGGTCGACTCGCGTGCCGCCCGCGTGCTGGAGGACGACCAGCGCTCCATCCTCGACGAGGCCGAGATGTCGTGGCTGGACGAGCAGCTCCGCGGCGACGTGGACCACCTGCTCATCGGGACGTCGCTGCCGTTCCTGCTGCCCGAGGGCCTGCAGAACCTCGAGGCCTTCAGCGAGGCGCTCGCCGGGGGAGCGTGGGGCCGCCGGGGCGCGAAGGCGGGGGAGTTCTTCCGCCAGGGCGTCGACCTCGAACACTGGGGCGCCTTCCAGGAGGGCTTCCGCCAGGTCGCCGGCATGGTCAAGGAGGTCGCCGTCGGCGCCCGGGGTGCCGCTCCGCGCACGGTGACCTTCCTGTCGGGCGACGTGCACCACAGCTACGTCTCGCAGGTCGTCGGACCCCGCGACGCGAGCAAGGTGGTGCAGGCGGTGTGCTCACCGATCCGCAACCCGCTGAAGCGCCGCTGGCGCTTCGCCACCGCCGCGCTGTCCTACGGCGTGGCCGGGCCGCTCGGCCTGCTCGCCGCCCGCTCGGCCAAGGTGCCCGACCCGCCGTTCCGCTGGAACCGGCTGCGGGGGCCGTGGTTCGACAACAACCTCGCGACGCTCGAGGTCACCGACGCCGGCCTCGACATGTGGTGGGCCACCGGCAACGTCCACGACGGTCGTCACGACCGCCCGGTGCTCACCTGCGTCGAGACCGTCGAGATCGAGGCGCCGCGCCAGGCATAG
- a CDS encoding aldo/keto reductase: protein MTVPTIALNDGTSIPQLGFGVFQVPPEETAATVSTALEVGYRHIDTAEMYQNEAGVGEAIRASGLARDDLYVTSKLNNGFHEPDAARRAFDETMDKLGIDQLDLFLIHWPLPTLYDGDYVSTWRVLAELKEQGRVRSVGVSNFEPAHLDRIVEETGVVPVVNQIEVHPFFTNEDARKGSHRHDVVVEAWSPIAKGKVVDDPTIREIAEAHGKTPSQVTLRWHVERGDIVFPKSMKRERMEENFAIFDFSLTEDEVARIGGLDRGEEGRTGPNPNTFDYVPD from the coding sequence ATGACTGTCCCCACCATCGCACTGAACGACGGCACCTCCATCCCGCAGCTCGGGTTCGGGGTGTTCCAGGTCCCGCCCGAGGAGACCGCGGCCACCGTGTCGACGGCCCTCGAGGTCGGCTACCGCCACATCGACACCGCGGAGATGTACCAGAACGAGGCCGGGGTCGGCGAGGCCATCCGCGCCTCCGGCCTGGCCCGGGACGACCTCTACGTCACCAGCAAGCTCAACAACGGCTTCCACGAGCCGGACGCCGCCCGCCGCGCCTTCGACGAGACCATGGACAAGCTCGGGATCGACCAGCTCGACCTCTTCCTCATCCACTGGCCGCTGCCCACGCTCTACGACGGCGACTACGTCTCCACGTGGCGCGTGCTGGCCGAGCTCAAGGAGCAGGGCCGCGTGCGATCTGTCGGCGTGTCCAACTTCGAGCCGGCCCACCTCGACCGCATCGTCGAGGAGACCGGCGTCGTGCCGGTGGTCAACCAGATCGAGGTCCACCCGTTCTTCACCAACGAGGACGCCCGCAAGGGCTCGCACCGCCACGACGTCGTCGTGGAGGCCTGGTCCCCGATCGCGAAGGGCAAGGTCGTCGACGACCCGACCATCCGTGAGATCGCCGAGGCGCACGGCAAGACACCGTCGCAGGTGACGCTGCGCTGGCACGTCGAGCGCGGCGACATCGTCTTCCCCAAGTCGATGAAGCGTGAGCGCATGGAGGAGAACTTCGCGATCTTCGACTTCAGCCTCACCGAGGACGAGGTCGCCCGCATCGGTGGCCTCGACCGGGGCGAGGAGGGTCGCACCGGCCCGAACCCCAACACCTT